A genomic region of Spea bombifrons isolate aSpeBom1 chromosome 9, aSpeBom1.2.pri, whole genome shotgun sequence contains the following coding sequences:
- the SCG5 gene encoding neuroendocrine protein 7B2, with amino-acid sequence MFVKMGVNRALLLTFHTVLLVVCSLTPSFAHSPRTPDHVSEAEIQRLFHKVMEELGIARPRMEYPAHQAMNLVGPQSIEGGAHEGLQHLGPYGNIPNIVAELTGDNIPKDFREDQGYPNPPNPCPVGKTGDDCLADTPDTAQFSREYQLHQNLFDPEHNYPGAAKWNKKLLYEKMKGASQRKKRTVNPYLQGQKLDNVVAKKSVPHFSGEEEE; translated from the exons ATGTTT GTTAAGATGGGAGTCAATAGAGCTCTGCTGCTGACTTTTCACACAGTCCTGTTGGTGGTCTGCAGCCTGACTCCATCTTTTGCTCACAGCCCCAGGACCCCAGACCATGTATCGGAAGCAGAAATCCAACGTCTGTTCCACAAAGTGATGGAGGAACTGGGCATTGCCAGGCCAAGAATGGAATATCCTGCTCACCAAGCCATGAACCTTGTGGGGCCACAGAGCATTGAAG GAGGCGCGCATGAGGGCCTACAGCATTTGGGACCCTACGGAAATATCCCAAACATCGTGGCAGAGCTCACCGGGGACAATATTCCCAAGGATTTCCGTGAAGATCAAGGATATCCCAACCCTCCTAACCCGTGTCCTGTAGGAAAAACAG GTGACGACTGTCTTGCAGATACTCCAGACACAGCCCAATTTAGTAGAGAGTACCAACTCCACCAGAACCTCTTTGACCCAGAGCACAATTATCCAGGAGCAGCCAAATGG AATAAGAAGCTGCTCTATGAGAAAATGAAAGGCGCATcacagaggaagaagagg ACAGTGAATCCTTACCTGCAGGGACAGAAACTGGACAACGTTGTAGCCAAGAAGTCTGTTCCACATTTTTCTGGTGAAGAGGAGGAATAA